The window GTACTTCGTCGGGCTGTCGCGGGCGCTCACCCGACCGATGGACGAACTCTCGACCGTCCCCGCGACACTGTTCACCCGACGTCTCGGACGCGCCACGCTCTCGATGCTCGTCGGCGGCATCGTCGTCGGGATCTCCGTCTCGATCGGGATGGCTATGCTCTTTCTCCCGGGGATCTTCCTCGCCGTCTGCTTCCTGTTTTTCATCTTCGAGGTCGGCGTCGAGGACCGCGGCGTCGTCGACGCGCTCAAGCACAGTTGGGGACTCTCCCGCGGGAACCGACTGAAGCTCGCCGTCGTCGTGATCCTCGCCGGCGTCATCGGCGGGGTCGTCGGCGCCGTCGGCGCTCTGTTCGACCTGGTGAGTTCCCCGCTCGTCGCGGAAGTGGTCACCAACACGCTCAGTAGCCTGCTCTTCGTCGTCCTCTACGGCATTATGGCCGCGGCGTATCTCCAGGTCCGCGACGCCGGCGACGGCGGGTTCTCCGGCTCCGAAACCGCCGGCACCACGGAACGCGGCGTCGGAACCGAAGGGCTGTAGCGGTCTTCACCCCGCGCGTCTCCCGGCTACAGCGCCCCGTCCGACGATCCGACGGTCGTGGTACCGCGACCCTCACAAGCCTTATCCCTCGACGGGGTTTACGTTTGTTTGCAATGGCAAACGGTAAGGTTGACTTCTTCAACGACACTGGCGGCTACGGTTTCATTTCGACTGACGACTCTGACGACGACGTGTTCTTCCACATGGAGGACGTCGGCGGTCCGGACCTCGAAGAGGGGCAGGACGTCGACTTCGAGATCGAATCGTCCCCCAAGGGACCGCGCGCGACGAACCTCGTCCGTAACTAACACCGGCTTCAGCCGTCTCACGACGGCGGTAGACGGAACACAATTTTCCCGAGTTCACTCGGGTGATTTCGACGCCGACGAGCCCTTGGTCCGCAACTCGGAGTGAGTTCTCGACCGGTCGTATCGGGGAGAGAGTCCGAAACGCTCAGTTGTACGGCCGACGTTCGACCGCCCGTGACTGCCGAGCGCGACACGGACGAGCGCGGCGACGACCCCCGCGACCGAGACGCACGGGAGCGGGAGGCCCGAACCGGCGTGTTCGTCGTCTCGACGGACGCCGAACGCCGGGACGCGTTCTCGATCCGCCGGGAGGTCTTCGTCGACGAACAGGGCGTCGACGAGGACGTCGAGTGGGACGAGCACGACGAACCCGGGGCGGACGCGACCCACTTCGTCGCCTACGACGACGGCGACGTCGTCGGCGCGGCGCGGTTCCGGGCCGTAGACAGGGACCCGGGGCGCGGTCCGAACGCGGGCGACGCCGACGAATCAGCGACGGGCAAGGTCGAACGCGTCGTCGTCGCCGCCGACAGACGCGGCGAAGACTGGGGTCGGCGCGTGATGAACGCCGTGGA is drawn from Halobellus limi and contains these coding sequences:
- a CDS encoding cold-shock protein, producing MANGKVDFFNDTGGYGFISTDDSDDDVFFHMEDVGGPDLEEGQDVDFEIESSPKGPRATNLVRN
- a CDS encoding GNAT family N-acetyltransferase, with the protein product MFVVSTDAERRDAFSIRREVFVDEQGVDEDVEWDEHDEPGADATHFVAYDDGDVVGAARFRAVDRDPGRGPNAGDADESATGKVERVVVAADRRGEDWGRRVMNAVESHAREEGFDRLELHAQTPVRGFYETLGYEAYGDKFEEAGIPHVKMAKRL